A genomic window from Vampirovibrio chlorellavorus includes:
- a CDS encoding ComF family protein, with amino-acid sequence MFIDTFIGKVKLALASSTCVSCQQKRPDHLQFCGRCHEKLGLRQPKAILSSPSCAIHAATNFNPNIKRILYGHKFYNRVEHIPVLSGLLTQYWESLPPSSGFKVVHPENVLVIPIPPHHGELSRIELFASQMARHFGYDYRPDLLSWMREIKPQHRIHDKQTRLQNISQSLYLKSGVISGYEKVIVVDDITTTGATFMEAARAFRSEAASPEETGNKLVCLAVTRVPLGAQIRAAEIE; translated from the coding sequence ATGTTCATCGATACGTTCATTGGTAAAGTAAAGTTGGCATTGGCCAGTTCAACCTGTGTCTCCTGTCAGCAAAAACGCCCGGATCACCTTCAGTTTTGCGGCCGCTGCCACGAAAAGCTGGGACTGCGCCAGCCCAAAGCCATTTTAAGCAGTCCCAGCTGCGCCATTCACGCGGCCACCAATTTCAACCCCAACATCAAGCGCATCCTGTATGGGCACAAGTTTTACAACCGGGTGGAACATATCCCGGTACTGTCTGGACTATTAACCCAATACTGGGAAAGCCTGCCTCCCAGCAGCGGGTTTAAGGTGGTTCACCCGGAAAACGTGCTGGTCATTCCCATTCCACCGCACCATGGGGAACTCAGCCGCATCGAGCTGTTTGCCAGCCAAATGGCCCGCCACTTCGGCTACGACTATCGACCGGATTTACTCAGCTGGATGCGGGAAATCAAACCCCAGCACCGTATTCATGATAAACAAACCCGCCTGCAGAACATCTCCCAGAGTCTGTACCTGAAAAGCGGCGTCATTTCCGGCTACGAGAAAGTGATTGTAGTGGATGACATTACCACCACCGGGGCCACCTTTATGGAAGCTGCCCGCGCTTTTCGCAGCGAAGCGGCCAGCCCGGAAGAGACGGGCAACAAGCTGGTCTGTCTGGCCGTCACCCGGGTTCCTTTGGGGGCTCAAATCCGGGCCGCCGAGATAGAGTAA